Proteins found in one Calypte anna isolate BGI_N300 chromosome 10, bCalAnn1_v1.p, whole genome shotgun sequence genomic segment:
- the LOC115598830 gene encoding mitotic-spindle organizing protein 2-like has translation MSEAAAMSAAMSEARLRRKQLLSAEEAELFELAQAAGSGLDPEVFRVLLDLLRMNVAPLAVFQVLKSMCAGQRLPPGPEGGPSAAPAPLPADTRGRNKTSSAVSGTQVLAERSSQEGPAQRMPRQPSASRLQKAGASGKTSGGGNST, from the exons ATGTCGGAGGCGGCGGCGATGTCGGCGGCGATGTCGGAGGCGCGGCTGCGGCGCAAGCAGTTGCTGAGCGCGGAGGAGGCGGAGCTGTTCGAGCTGGCGCAGGCGGCGGGCAGCGGGCTGGACCCGGAGGTGTTCCG GGTGCTGCTGGACCTGCTACGCATGAACGTGGCGCCGCTCGCAGTCTTCCAGGTGCTGAAGTCCATGTGCGCCGGGCAGCGGCTGCCGCCGGGACCCGAGGGCGGACCCTCGGCCGCACCGGCACCGCTCCCCGCCGACACCCGAG ggagaaataaaaccagttctGCAGTCAGTGGGACCCAGGTTCTTGCAGAAaggagcagccaggagggacCTGCCCAGAGGATGCCTCGGCAGCCGAGTGCGAGCCggctgcagaaagcaggagcTTCTGGAAAGACCAGTGGAGGAGGCAACAGTACCTAA